One Acetobacterium sp. KB-1 DNA segment encodes these proteins:
- a CDS encoding nitrilase-related carbon-nitrogen hydrolase: MKKDLKIGVSSLIPSEEDLGYNYEIIANAIKKNPTLDLVCFSELFLCSKMSMINTIEKEEKLIRYTNEIKELAKIYNTAVSYGLIIKKEEQYYIGQRVALPNGVDYLYCKVHLGKNERKIFSAGNKIDVFKFKEYTFGIQICLDTHIMDMSIMQKEQGAEIIIAPFKTPYDSQKRAKNWSKYMLARAYECNFCMICSNYYGGIQIVNGNGICVKENLKNNSFLVYTVSQENDFNKKIDYFSYRKPELY, from the coding sequence ATGAAAAAAGATCTTAAAATAGGGGTATCATCGCTTATTCCATCGGAAGAAGATCTTGGCTATAATTATGAGATTATAGCCAATGCAATAAAAAAAAATCCAACCTTAGATTTAGTGTGTTTTAGTGAATTGTTTTTATGTAGCAAAATGAGTATGATTAATACGATAGAAAAAGAAGAAAAGCTGATAAGGTATACGAATGAGATAAAAGAATTAGCAAAAATCTATAATACCGCCGTTAGTTATGGATTAATTATAAAAAAAGAAGAACAATATTATATTGGACAAAGGGTAGCGCTTCCAAATGGAGTAGACTATCTTTACTGTAAGGTTCATCTAGGAAAAAATGAACGAAAAATATTTTCTGCAGGGAATAAAATTGATGTTTTTAAATTCAAAGAGTATACCTTTGGAATTCAGATTTGCTTGGATACACATATTATGGATATGAGTATCATGCAGAAGGAACAAGGAGCGGAAATTATTATTGCTCCTTTTAAAACACCCTATGATTCACAAAAAAGAGCAAAGAATTGGTCAAAGTATATGTTAGCAAGAGCTTATGAATGTAATTTTTGTATGATTTGTTCGAATTATTATGGGGGCATTCAAATTGTTAATGGTAATGGCATTTGTGTGAAAGAAAATTTGAAAAACAATTCATTTTTAGTTTATACAGTATCTCAAGAAAATGATTTCAATAAAAAGATCGATTACTTTTCTTATCGTAAACCAGAATTATATTAA
- a CDS encoding ABC transporter substrate-binding protein: protein MKRFKAIVALFCVLLTGLMGLTGCSTTEAVQTTGDSEIRFIDDSGVEISLSEPAKKVVSLYSAHTENLFSMGLDSEIIGVGTSDNYPEAVLEKEQFSYKDDPELLIAADPDVVIARTMIVERYPDYVKAIEDAGIPVINLYCSKFDDFDNYITRLAMIVGKDAEGEALLENFHSQIDEIQKKGEGIDPRKTAYFESIGDKFKTVTQDSFAGKALTIIGLNNIAQDIESDGSATVVEFGEENLLSKSNEIDVYIAQEGTMNKLISVETIEARPGFSQIKAVIEGELYIIDEKLISSATLRYLDGLKELQNKIYGV, encoded by the coding sequence ATGAAACGATTTAAAGCAATAGTGGCATTATTTTGTGTGTTATTAACAGGACTAATGGGGTTGACAGGGTGTTCAACGACAGAAGCGGTTCAAACAACAGGGGATTCAGAAATAAGATTTATTGATGATAGTGGTGTAGAAATTTCTTTGAGTGAGCCAGCAAAAAAAGTTGTATCACTTTATTCAGCACATACTGAAAATCTTTTTTCAATGGGTCTAGATAGTGAAATTATCGGGGTAGGAACCAGCGATAATTATCCTGAAGCAGTTTTAGAAAAAGAGCAATTTAGTTATAAAGATGATCCGGAATTGTTAATTGCAGCTGATCCAGATGTTGTAATCGCACGAACAATGATTGTTGAACGTTATCCAGATTATGTAAAAGCGATTGAAGATGCAGGGATACCTGTTATTAATTTATATTGTAGCAAGTTCGATGATTTTGATAATTATATAACGCGATTAGCAATGATTGTTGGAAAAGATGCGGAAGGAGAAGCGTTATTAGAGAACTTCCATTCTCAAATTGATGAAATACAAAAAAAAGGAGAAGGAATTGATCCTAGAAAAACAGCTTATTTTGAAAGTATTGGTGATAAATTTAAAACGGTAACGCAAGATTCCTTTGCTGGAAAAGCCTTAACTATAATTGGGTTAAATAACATTGCGCAAGATATCGAAAGTGATGGTAGTGCAACAGTTGTTGAATTTGGCGAAGAAAATTTATTATCAAAGAGTAATGAAATTGATGTCTATATTGCACAAGAAGGAACAATGAACAAGTTGATATCAGTTGAAACAATTGAGGCAAGACCAGGATTTTCTCAAATTAAAGCAGTTATAGAGGGCGAATTATATATTATTGATGAAAAACTTATTTCAAGTGCAACCTTAAGATATTTAGATGGATTAAAAGAATTACAAAACAAAATTTATGGGGTGTAA
- a CDS encoding ABC transporter ATP-binding protein — protein MKNIYVSYGKKKILNDISIEFHPNILYGIIGPNGVGKSTLLNVISRDIPMNSGEVLLKGKQLGDYSQKEMAKELSYMRQSTIVKFPYTLKELVSMGRYAHDSMSREDNDIIINTRIKENDLSEYCDKPLTQLSGGEVQRAFFTKVLAQESNAILVDEGLSNADIFYKVRFFKQLRSEVEKGKLVIMVIHDLSLARKYCDELIILNHDGIYDCGKSEEVLTSQTLYDVFKVKGDFFNHSLVLE, from the coding sequence GTATTGAGTTTCATCCTAATATTTTATATGGGATTATTGGACCAAACGGGGTTGGGAAATCGACGTTACTTAATGTTATTTCAAGAGATATTCCAATGAATTCTGGGGAAGTGCTACTCAAGGGAAAACAACTAGGTGATTATTCTCAAAAAGAAATGGCGAAAGAATTATCATATATGAGACAAAGTACAATTGTAAAGTTTCCGTATACTCTAAAAGAATTGGTGTCAATGGGCCGCTATGCTCATGATAGTATGAGTCGTGAAGATAATGACATAATTATTAATACACGGATTAAAGAAAATGATTTAAGTGAGTATTGCGATAAACCGTTAACACAATTAAGTGGTGGTGAAGTACAACGTGCGTTTTTTACCAAAGTATTAGCCCAAGAAAGTAATGCGATTTTAGTGGATGAAGGATTATCAAATGCTGATATTTTTTATAAGGTGAGATTTTTCAAACAATTGCGTTCGGAAGTTGAGAAAGGTAAATTAGTGATCATGGTTATTCATGATTTATCCTTAGCACGAAAATATTGTGATGAATTAATTATATTAAACCATGATGGAATTTATGATTGTGGTAAAAGTGAAGAGGTATTAACCAGTCAAACATTATACGATGTTTTTAAAGTCAAAGGTGATTTTTTTAATCATTCTTTGGTCTTAGAATAG